In the genome of Schistocerca gregaria isolate iqSchGreg1 chromosome 11, iqSchGreg1.2, whole genome shotgun sequence, one region contains:
- the LOC126295305 gene encoding uncharacterized protein LOC126295305 produces the protein MEVLCESVPNEDDCGITYSSSSSEDDERRDQGVAMTYMTLDLILNDNSRMFEFLRSFGVLANKYVCATCRKPMSCVKVATTRCGDGLMWRCAKDKVWRSVRKGTWFEKSKIKLRSIVLLTYCFCMRKSVQSTCRITGLSDKTVVDWFLSCREICSALMKKRGKIGGPGVVVEFGESSFGSNKYDKGRWMAEVWVWGAVVCGKDHDELVLNVVEKRDARTLQWFIEEHVENGTVIYSDRWDSYEDAEEFDLQSFAADHNYQFRNKVTGTMERYWKEVKRVLEGGKRRRSGLQSHLDEYIWRESVFVQGCAFHSFMQSVGALYVPRVED, from the coding sequence ATGGAAGTTTTATGTGAAAGTGTTCCTAACGAGGACGACTGTGGTATAACATACTCCTCGTCCTCTAGTGAAGATGACGAACGTAGGGACCAAGGCGTTGCGATGACTTACATGACTCTTGATTTAATTTTAAATGATAATTCGCGAATGTTTGAATTTCTGAGAAGTTTTGGTGTGCTTGCGAACAAATACGTATGTGCTACGTGTCGGAAGCCTATGTCCTGTGTGAAGGTTGCAACGACTAGATGTGGCGATGGGCTTATGTGGCGTTGCGCGAAAGACAAAGTGTGGAGGTCAGTTCGTAAGGGTACTTGGTTCGAAAAGTCGAAGATTAAGCTTAGAAGTATAGTTCTGTTGACATACTGTTTTTGTATGCGTAAATCTGTGCAATCCACGTGTCGCATCACAGGCCTGAGTGACAAAACGGTCGTCGATTGGTTTTTGTCATGTAGAGAAATTTGTTCAGCTCTGATGAAGAAGAGGGGAAAAATCGGGGGGCCAGGTGTTGTGGTTGAGTTTGGTGAGTCATCTTTTGGAAGTAACAAATATGATAAGGGAAGGTGGATGGCAGAAGTTTGGGTTTGGGGAGCAGTCGTTTGTGGGAAGGACCACGATGAATTGGTTTTGAATGTGGTTGAGAAGAGGGATGCTAGGACTTTGCAGTGGTTCATTGAAGAGCATGTTGAAAATGGTACTGTTATATATTCAGATAGATGGGACAGTTATGAGGATGCAGAGGAATTTGACCTTCAGTCGTTTGCAGCAGATCACAACTACCAGTTCCGGAATAAAGTGACTGGTACAATGGAGAGATATTGGAAAGAAGTTAAGAGAGTTCTCGAGGGAGGCAAGAGAcggcgcagtggtttgcagagtcatTTGGATGAGTACATTTGGAGGGAAAGTGTGTTTGTGCAAGGGTGTGCATTTCATTCGTTCATGCAGAGTGTTGGAGCCCTTTATGTTCCACGTGTAGAGGATTAA
- the LOC126295307 gene encoding uncharacterized protein LOC126295307 — translation MEGARITFSNLIIMNFVDGVIRWCIQRGLIAKERLCKKCSRPMRLIQRTDRSDGVQWCCNEMSHVCRYSIRQKSWFAGSRLTIGDILKITYLWVKKCSGAFIGEELHLSKHTVVDWRSFCREVCVKDCINNGDVLGGVGSVVEIVEAKLASRKFGRGKPVTGGWVYGGIERGSNKCFFQVVPKTTKRVFLNVLKKYVLPGTTVVSDCFRSYDCLSDELFISLSVKRKMNFKDTEDTKNVEGTWSSIKRYFRGTNKCKDGFDSHMFEYMWRRRWSDENDLFIKFMEAVRRVYNPE, via the exons ATGGAGGGCGCCAGAATAACTTTTAGTAATCTTATTATTATGAATTTTGTG GATGGTGTTATACGATGGTGTATACAACGAGGGTTGATTGCCAAAGAACGGCTTTGTAAAAAATGTTCTCGGCCCATGAGGCTGATACAGAGAACAGACCGAAGTGACGGTGTCCAGTGGTGTTGCAATGAAATGTCCCATGTTTGCCGCTACAGCATACGACAGAAAAGTTGGTTTGCGGGAAGCAGGCTGACGATTGGAGACATTTTAAAAATAACGTATTTATGGGTGAAGAAGTGTAGTGGCGCTTTCATTGGTGAAGAGTTACATCTGTCGAAGCACACTGTTGTCGACTGGCGCAGTTTTTGCCGTGAAGTTTGTGTTAAGGATTGTATAAATAATGGTGACGTGCTTGGGGGAGTGGGATCAGTTGTTGAAATTGTCGAAGCAAAGTTGGCGAGTCGAAAGTTTGGGAGGGGTAAACCTGTTACCGGCGGATGGGTGTATGGCGGGATTGAAagaggaagcaataaatgtttcttCCAAGTTGTTCCGAAAACAACGAAACGTGTGTTTTTAAATGTGCTTAAAAAATATGTGCTGCCGGGAACAACTGTCGTTTCCGATTGTTTCCGATCATATGACTGCTTATCCGATGAACTGTTCATCAGCTTATCTGTAAAACGCAAAATGAACTTCAAAGATACAGAGGACACTAAGAATGTAGAAGGGACATGGTCCTCGATCAAGCGTTATTTTCGTGGAACGAATAAGTGCAAGGACGGTTTTGATTCTCATATGTTCGAGTACatgtggaggaggaggtggagtgatgaaaacgatttatttataaaatttatggaaGCAGTCCGCAGAGTTTATAACCCCGAATAA